In a single window of the Labrus mixtus chromosome 20, fLabMix1.1, whole genome shotgun sequence genome:
- the rps11 gene encoding 40S ribosomal protein S11 isoform X1: protein MHKYVQENGVTERAYQKQPTIFQNKKRVLVADGGKEVKEKLPRYHKSVGLGFKTPREAIDGTYIDKKCPFTGNVSIRGRILSGVVTKMKMQRTIVIRRDYLHYIRKYNRFEKRHKNISVHLSPCFRDVTVGDIVTVGECRPLSKTVRFNVLKVTKAAGAKKQFQKF, encoded by the exons ATGCACAAGTATGTCCAAGAAAACGGCGTG ACCGAGCGGGCGTACCAGAAACAGCCCACCATCTTCCAGAACAAGAAACGTGTTCTGGTCGCTGATGGTGGCAAGGAGGTGAAGGAAAAGCTCCCTCGCTACCACAAGAGTGTCGGGCTGGGCTTCAAAACCCCAAGAGAG GCTATTGACGGCACTTACATTGACAAGAAATGCCCCTTCACTGGAAATGTCTCCATCCGTGGCCGTATCCTCTCTG GTGTGGTGACCAAAATGAAGATGCAGAGAACCATTGTTATCAGGCGTGATTATCTGCATTACATCCGCAAGTACAACCGCTTTGAGAAGAGGCACAAGAACATCTCTGTCCATCTGTCGCCTTGCTTCAG ggacGTCACAGTTGGAGACATTGTCACCGTCGGAGAGTGCCGACCGCTCAGCAAGACGGTGAGGTTCAATGTCCTCAAAGTGACAAAGGCTGCTGGAGCCAAGAAGCAGTTCCAGAAGTTTTAG
- the rps11 gene encoding 40S ribosomal protein S11 isoform X2: MADAQTERAYQKQPTIFQNKKRVLVADGGKEVKEKLPRYHKSVGLGFKTPREAIDGTYIDKKCPFTGNVSIRGRILSGVVTKMKMQRTIVIRRDYLHYIRKYNRFEKRHKNISVHLSPCFRDVTVGDIVTVGECRPLSKTVRFNVLKVTKAAGAKKQFQKF; encoded by the exons ATGGCGGATGCACAA ACCGAGCGGGCGTACCAGAAACAGCCCACCATCTTCCAGAACAAGAAACGTGTTCTGGTCGCTGATGGTGGCAAGGAGGTGAAGGAAAAGCTCCCTCGCTACCACAAGAGTGTCGGGCTGGGCTTCAAAACCCCAAGAGAG GCTATTGACGGCACTTACATTGACAAGAAATGCCCCTTCACTGGAAATGTCTCCATCCGTGGCCGTATCCTCTCTG GTGTGGTGACCAAAATGAAGATGCAGAGAACCATTGTTATCAGGCGTGATTATCTGCATTACATCCGCAAGTACAACCGCTTTGAGAAGAGGCACAAGAACATCTCTGTCCATCTGTCGCCTTGCTTCAG ggacGTCACAGTTGGAGACATTGTCACCGTCGGAGAGTGCCGACCGCTCAGCAAGACGGTGAGGTTCAATGTCCTCAAAGTGACAAAGGCTGCTGGAGCCAAGAAGCAGTTCCAGAAGTTTTAG
- the LOC132954604 gene encoding apoptosis regulator BAX-like: MASHPGGGDQGSTTDQILEVGAVLLKDFIYERVRRHGDSNATVTRAQLGGGELCDPNHKKLAQCLQQIGDELDGNVELQRMINNSSISPTKDMFVKVAVEIFSDGRFNWGRVVALFYFACRLVIKALMTQVPDIIRTIISWTMDYLRENVINWIREQGGWEGIRSYFGTPTWQTVGVFLAGVLTTVLVIRKM; the protein is encoded by the exons atgGCATCACACCCGGGAGGAGGCGATCAAG GCAGTACTACAGATCAGATACTGGAAGTGGGAGCTGTTTTGTTAAAGGA TTTCATCTATGAGCGGGTTCGGCGGCATGGAGACAGTAATGCTACAGTGACCCGGGCGCAGCTGGGCGGAGGTGAGCTGTGTGACCCGAACCACAAGAAGCTCGCCCAGTGCCTGCAGCAGATTGGCGATGAGCTCGATGGGAATGTGGAGCTCCAAAG GATGATAAACAATTCATCAATCAGTCCCACGAAAGACATGTTTGTGAAAGTCGCCGTAGAGATCTTTTCAGATGGGAGGTTCAACTGGGGCCGGGTTGTTGCCCTGTTCTACTTCGCCTGTCGCCTTGTCATCAAA GCTCTTATGACCCAAGTTCCTGATATCATCAGAACAATAATCAGCTGGACCATGGACTACCTCCGGGAAAATGTGATTAACTGGATCAGGGAGCAAGGTGGCTGG GAGGGGATTCGGTCCTACTTTGGCACTCCCACATGGCAGACCGTGGGAGTTTTCTTGGCTGGTGTTCTCACCACTGTTCTAGTCATTCGCAAGATGTGA
- the map3k14a gene encoding mitogen-activated protein kinase kinase kinase 14, whose amino-acid sequence MAVRQRIFNSTSPFSGSSKADLKGSYPSCSAAEQEPEDEEEEGKDSKMGYIMCLNPLVHKLLTHGTAEQVGEMPLKTSTFIAQAECETQDSQEFSPSCSERSFVPSPNCFTSNLPSEHNNVAYPTTVQEQSSSSAQLGLRKITKKKQRRKGKKKHEKKKQRQRHRHRMPSGVPEQESGRSRVRILEDSSVGGRSDLSTSCCSSVESSQEQNRGPSVFSPQIYNTGSSCSPHNWRDQDYGPLIPSYGQDSESDSVSSLGDYSLALAGLRGSVSQGDPCYAGPFFKDVERDVREEDEISAADSIINEGIIFYNEKIQPMDSEYKEGREYVLSNFIKEGSYGEVHSVEDVNTGFKFAAKKVSLQRFNSEEVGTWSTLRSPRVVELFGVVREGPNVVLFMDHKAGSLGQLIAERGRLPEDLSLHYHSQVLTALEYLGKKKVAHLDIKADNVLLSEDGRDTFLCDFGHSERLDNKGLSVNGSRDLKGSETHIAPEIVKGEPRGAKADVWSSCCMFLHMLNGCQPWTRYYTCRLYLKIANEPPPLREIPPECSRLTAEVIKAGLQKDPAKRASASELKDKTSRALKEVGGLTSPVKGPYTDPLYTANKPADSLQLLHCIVDCEDEEEQRKSDWKVIITGSNTKELADDKEEKEADSNEPKQCSPFSPQTLISEPNPKRGNKITVPELELRKLERDFYLNSLSQLHSAEKQEQLLSCLSSDPYSNWETWDKKDSGRWSLSPADDFSSGVFSFNSQPDVPVFSVDLLSHTQLPPPCCFEGVDVCIRDFNQRNIRIREKRCVKVGHIATGISDQISERVFTLETMQGQHVAHDEEVQESGLELFCVPAPDFSSAWRWRIRDGVLETR is encoded by the exons ATGGCGGTGAGGCAGAGGATTTTTAACTCGACATCCCCTTTCTCCGGGTCATCCAAAGCCGATCTGAAGGGATCGTACCCATCATGCTCGGCTGCGGAGCAGGAGccggaggacgaggaagaggagggaaaggATAGCAAGATGGGCTACATCATGTGTTTGAACCCGCTGGTACATAAACTCCTGACACATGGAACCGCAGAACAAGTGGGAGAAATGCCACTGAAGACCTCAACCTTCATTGCTCAAGCTGAAT GTGAAACCCAGGACTCCCAAGAGTTCAGTCCATCCTGTTCTGAACGTTCCTTTGTTCCTTCTCCTAACTGCTTCACCAGCAA TCTTCCCTCGGAGCACAACAACGTGGCGTATCCAACCACAGTCCAGGAGCAGAGCAGCTCATCGGCGCAGCTCGGCCTGAGAAAGATCACCAAAAAGAAGCAGAGGCgcaaagggaagaaaaaacatgagaagaagaagcagaggcaGCGACACAGACATCGAATGCCCTCTGGAGTCCCCGAACAGGAGAGTGGACGTTCTCGGGTTCGGATCCTG GAGGACTCGTCTGTTGGAGGAAGAAGCGACCTCAGCACTTCTTGCTGTAGCAGTGTTGAAAGCTCACAAGAGCAGAACAGAGGGCCCTCTGTCTTCAGCCCACAGATCTACAACACAGGCTCCAGCTGCTCCCCTCATAACTGGAGGGACCAGGACTACGGCCCCCTGATTCCTTCCTACGGACAGGATAGTGAATCGGACTCTGTCAGCAGTCTGGGAGACTATTCGTTGGCCCTCGCAGGCCTTAGGGGCAGCGTCAGTCAGGGGGACCCGTGCTATGCAGGGCCTTTCTTCAAAGATGTTGAGAGGGATgtaagagaggaggatgaaatcTCAGCAGCTGATTCTATCATCAATGAGGGAATCATCTTTTACAATGAA AAAATCCAGCCTATGGACTCAGAATACAAGGAAGGGAGGGAATATGTCCTTTCAAATTTCATCAAGGAAGGCTCCTATGGTGAAGTACACAGTGTTGAGGATGTCAACACAGGCTTCAAATTTGCTGCCAAAAAG GTCAGCCTGCAGAGGTTCAATAGCGAGGAGGTGGGTACGTGGAGTACCCTCAGATCTCCTCGTGTGGTGGAGCTCTTTGGAGTTGTGAGAGAGGGGCCAAATGTTGTCCTCTTCATGGACCACAAAGCTG gctCCCTGGGCCAGCTGATAGCGGAGCGTGGCCGCCTGCCAGAGGACCTAAGTCTCCATTACCACTCACAGGTTCTGACAGCACTGGAGTACTTAGGGAAGAAAAAAGTGGCACATCTGGACATTAAAG CTGATAATGTGTTGCTGTCGGAGGACGGTCGAGACACCTTCCTGTGTGACTTTGGACACTCGGAGAGGCTTGACAATAAGGGACTGAGCGTGAATGGGTCCAGAG ACCTGAAGGGCTCGGAGACCCACATCGCCCCTGAGATCGTTAAAGGGGAACCCCGCGGAGCCAAAGCAGATGTGTGGAGCAGCTGCTGTATGTTTCTGCACATGCTCAATGGGTGTCAGCCTTGGACAAGATACTACACCTGTAGACTTTACCTGAAG ATCGCAAATGAGCCTCCGCCTCTGAGGGAGATCCCACCTGAATGTAGCCGTCTCACAGCAGAAGTTATCAAGGCGGGACTTCAGAAGGATCCAGCTAAGAGAGCATCAGCCTCTGAGCTCAAAGACAAAACTTCCAGAGCCCTtaaagaag TGGGAGGACTCACCAGCCCAGTGAAGGGGCCGTACACGGACCCGCTGTACACTGCCAACAAACCTGCAGACTCCCTGCAACTTCTCCACTGCATCGTTGactgtgaggatgaggaggaacaGAGGAAGTCTGATTGGAAGGTGATCATAACAGGGAGTAACACAAAGGAGTTGGCTGACGacaaggaagagaaggaggctGATTCCAATGAGCCGAAGCAATGCTCACCTTTCTCTCCACAAACGCTGATCTCTGAGCCGAACCCCAAGAGAGGCAACAAGATCACCGTGCCTGAACTGGAGCTTCGCAAACTGGAGCGAG ATTTCTACCTCAACAGTCTGTCGCAGCTTCACTCGGCTGAGAAGCAGGAGCAGCTTTTGTCTTGTCTCAGCAGTGACCCTTATTCGAACTGGGAAACATGGGACAAAAAG GACTCTGGCCGCTGGTCTCTGAGCCCAGCTGACGACTTCAGCTCTGGTGTTTTCTCCTTCAACAGTCAGCCAGATGTGCCGGTTTTCAGTGTGGATCTGCTGAGTCACACACAGCTTCCTCCTCCCTGCTGTTTTGAAG gGGTGGATGTCTGTATAAGAGACTTCAATCAGAGAAATATCCGCATCAGAGAGAAGCGCTGCGTGAAGGTGGGCCACATCGCCACGGGAATCAGTGATCAG ATCTCTGAGCGGGTTTTCACCTTGGAAACTATGCAGGGCCAGCATGTCGCTCACGATGAGGAGGTGCAGGAGTCTGGTCTGGAGCTCTTCTGCGTTCCTGCTCCTGACTTCAGCTCCGCCTGGAGGTGGAGGATCAGAGACGGAGTGCTGGAGACCAGATAA